In Micromonospora sp. WMMD980, the following are encoded in one genomic region:
- a CDS encoding helix-hairpin-helix domain-containing protein: MPSSFGQWLLVILALLIGVGVGWAVFGRRTGAGASTPTVEGATAPTTEMTATVDDIRPAAVVDETPAPAAVTDRPAAADVDTTPGPDPDTEPAVVTAEPEPARTTAEPLTTTSEPAVTTLPPASGTTEASADTDEPEPAVATAEPVATDVPHPTETVDAGEPTRAEPTPEPVTEPVTEPVTEPEPVPAASAPAPADPTPAPVGAVAEPAEKAVTEPVAAPVVPAPRTSGENDAPAAADTDAPDDFRRIQGIGPKLAAALQEAGIRTYRHLADLDEATLRETVKAAGLRAAPGLATWPQQAKVLAGARGEAEQVLPASAE, from the coding sequence ATGCCGTCGAGCTTCGGGCAGTGGCTGCTCGTGATCCTGGCCCTGCTCATCGGAGTCGGTGTCGGCTGGGCGGTGTTCGGCCGCCGGACCGGCGCCGGCGCGTCGACGCCCACGGTGGAGGGTGCCACCGCCCCGACCACCGAGATGACCGCCACCGTCGACGACATCCGCCCGGCGGCGGTGGTCGACGAGACGCCGGCGCCCGCCGCGGTGACCGACCGACCGGCCGCGGCCGACGTGGACACCACCCCCGGGCCCGACCCCGACACCGAGCCGGCCGTCGTCACCGCCGAACCGGAACCGGCCCGCACCACGGCGGAGCCCCTCACCACCACCTCGGAGCCGGCCGTCACCACGCTCCCGCCGGCCAGCGGCACGACCGAGGCGAGCGCCGACACCGACGAGCCGGAGCCGGCCGTCGCCACGGCGGAGCCCGTCGCCACCGACGTGCCGCACCCGACGGAGACGGTCGACGCCGGGGAGCCGACCCGGGCCGAGCCGACTCCGGAGCCGGTGACCGAGCCGGTGACCGAGCCGGTGACCGAGCCGGAGCCCGTGCCCGCCGCTTCCGCGCCGGCCCCGGCCGACCCGACGCCGGCCCCGGTCGGTGCGGTGGCGGAGCCGGCCGAGAAGGCCGTCACCGAGCCGGTGGCCGCACCCGTCGTCCCGGCGCCCCGGACCTCGGGCGAGAACGACGCGCCGGCCGCGGCGGACACCGACGCCCCGGACGACTTCCGCCGCATCCAGGGCATCGGGCCGAAGCTGGCCGCCGCGCTCCAGGAGGCCGGCATCCGCACCTACCGGCACCTGGCCGACCTGGACGAGGCCACGTTGCGGGAGACCGTGAAGGCCGCCGGCCTGCGCGCCGCGCCCGGCCTGGCCACCTGGCCGCAGCAGGCCAAGGTGCTGGCCGGCGCCCGCGGCGAGGCCGAGCAGGTGCTCCCGGCGAGCGCCGAGTAG
- a CDS encoding TcmI family type II polyketide cyclase — protein sequence MSRLLVVSRIVPGSQGRVAQIFAESDATELPRLTGVRHRSLYYLHDLCVHLMETVDVAPDVAAELRDHPLYEHVNERLSAHTAPYLPTWHSPRDAVAGCFYSWDSADTHTPDRIR from the coding sequence ATGAGTCGACTGTTGGTGGTCAGCCGGATCGTGCCCGGCTCGCAGGGCCGGGTGGCGCAGATCTTCGCCGAGTCCGACGCGACCGAGCTGCCCCGGCTCACCGGCGTCCGGCACCGGTCGCTCTACTACCTGCACGACCTGTGCGTCCATCTGATGGAGACCGTCGACGTGGCTCCGGACGTGGCCGCCGAACTGCGCGACCACCCGCTCTACGAACACGTCAACGAGCGGCTGTCCGCGCACACCGCGCCGTACCTGCCGACCTGGCACTCGCCCCGCGACGCCGTGGCCGGCTGCTTCTACAGCTGGGACTCCGCCGACACCCACACGCCCGACCGGATCCGCTGA
- a CDS encoding BTAD domain-containing putative transcriptional regulator, whose product MSGGSRMPTAGDHAPRVALRLLGGFQLLHDEVPVVVPRGLQRVIALIGLRPGATRSHLAGLLWPENPEERALSSLRTALWRLRQDPCCPLRTDGDTVRLDHTVRLDTDELVEAATRVREGAIPRGVTGAGRHDLLPGWYDDWVLLERERLRQLRLHMLEELAGNHLVAGRHGEALEAALEAMAAEPLRETPHRLVVRIHLAEGNAFEAVHSFYVYRDLLLRELRLEPSPAMTALLDDTLAPIRRASRPEPRPPRAGPTTTADAPRRPAPHPRGATTPPPSMPRGTP is encoded by the coding sequence GTGTCCGGTGGATCGAGGATGCCGACGGCGGGAGACCACGCCCCCCGGGTGGCGCTGCGCCTGCTCGGCGGGTTCCAGCTGCTGCACGACGAGGTGCCGGTGGTGGTGCCCCGCGGCCTGCAACGCGTCATCGCGCTGATCGGGCTGCGCCCCGGGGCCACCCGCAGTCACCTCGCCGGTCTCCTCTGGCCCGAGAACCCCGAGGAACGGGCGCTCTCCTCGCTGCGGACCGCGCTCTGGCGGCTGCGCCAGGATCCGTGCTGCCCGCTGCGCACCGACGGCGACACCGTCCGCCTCGACCACACCGTCCGTCTGGACACCGACGAGTTGGTCGAGGCCGCCACCCGGGTCCGCGAGGGCGCGATCCCCCGCGGCGTCACCGGCGCCGGTCGGCACGACCTCCTCCCCGGCTGGTACGACGACTGGGTGCTGCTGGAGCGGGAACGGCTGCGCCAGTTGCGCCTGCACATGCTCGAGGAACTGGCCGGCAACCACCTCGTCGCCGGGCGCCACGGCGAGGCGCTGGAGGCGGCGCTGGAGGCGATGGCGGCCGAGCCGCTGCGGGAGACTCCGCACCGCCTGGTCGTTCGCATCCACCTCGCCGAGGGCAACGCGTTCGAGGCGGTGCACTCGTTCTACGTCTACCGGGACCTGCTCCTGCGCGAGCTGCGCCTGGAACCGTCCCCGGCCATGACCGCGCTGCTCGACGACACCCTCGCCCCGATCCGGCGGGCCAGTCGCCCGGAGCCGCGACCGCCTCGCGCCGGCCCGACCACCACCGCGGACGCCCCGCGCCGCCCGGCACCGCACCCGCGCGGCGCGACCACGCCACCCCCATCAATGCCCCGGGGTACGCCGTGA
- a CDS encoding TcmI family type II polyketide cyclase, with amino-acid sequence MDRSLIVAKVVPTAEDRVAEIFAESDATELPGLVGVRHRSLYRLHDLYVHLLETETPTEGAVEDARGHPEFVRISERLRPYVSPYLPTWRSPRDAMAHCFYRYDAGRRP; translated from the coding sequence ATGGACCGTTCGCTCATCGTCGCCAAGGTGGTGCCCACCGCCGAGGACCGGGTCGCCGAGATCTTCGCCGAGTCGGACGCGACCGAGCTGCCCGGCCTGGTCGGCGTGCGGCACCGGTCCCTCTACCGGCTGCACGACCTCTACGTGCACCTGCTGGAGACCGAGACGCCCACCGAGGGCGCGGTCGAGGACGCCCGGGGACATCCCGAGTTCGTGCGGATCAGCGAGCGGCTGCGGCCGTATGTCTCGCCGTACCTGCCGACCTGGCGCTCACCGCGCGACGCGATGGCCCACTGCTTCTACCGGTACGACGCCGGGCGGCGGCCGTGA
- a CDS encoding acetyl-CoA carboxylase carboxyltransferase subunit alpha yields MTTTAPRDEQLWSRCDGCASLLYRKRLRRNLDVCPECGSHARLDAPERVAQLVDPDSFTPLPERAVRVDPIDFVDALPYPHRLGAARAGTGLDEAVLCGTARLGGYPVALAVMDFRFLGGSLGCAVGELITRTAERALADGTPLVLVTASGGARMQEGALSLMQMATVSQALAGLREAGLLTISVVTDPTYGGVAASFATNTDVVLAESGARLGFAGPRVIRQVTGAALPDGFQTAEFLLRHGQVDMVVPRHALRGRLGALLAAAEAGRRPPVTRPAPRPPAAPPVLARAARDPWETVRTARHPGRPTTLDYLETAFDGFVELHGDRLGADCPAIVGGVARLDGRPVMVIGHQKGHTTAELVARNFGMASPAGHRKALRLMRLAARLRLPVVTLVDTPGADPGVAAEQQGQAAAIAENILAMSVLPTPVVAVVTGEGGSGGALALAVADRVLMLEHAVYSVISPEGCAAILWPDSSAAPQAARALRLTGADLCRLGVVDELVPEPRPAAHGDPAGAAELLGRAVAATLAPLLTVPPAALVRRRRQRFRRFGAARSVGLPATTVPGGAAPAGGRTEVA; encoded by the coding sequence GTGACCACCACCGCGCCCCGCGACGAGCAGCTCTGGTCGCGGTGCGACGGCTGCGCCTCGCTGCTCTACCGCAAGCGGCTGCGCCGCAACCTGGACGTCTGCCCGGAGTGCGGCTCGCACGCCCGGCTGGACGCGCCGGAGCGGGTGGCGCAACTGGTCGACCCGGACTCGTTCACCCCGTTGCCGGAGCGGGCGGTCCGGGTCGACCCGATCGACTTCGTCGACGCGTTGCCCTATCCGCACCGGCTCGGCGCGGCCCGCGCCGGCACCGGCCTGGACGAGGCGGTCCTCTGCGGCACCGCCCGGCTGGGCGGGTATCCGGTCGCGCTGGCGGTGATGGACTTCCGTTTCCTGGGCGGCAGTCTGGGCTGCGCGGTCGGGGAGCTGATCACCCGCACCGCCGAGCGGGCGCTCGCCGACGGCACCCCGCTGGTGCTGGTCACCGCGTCGGGCGGGGCGCGGATGCAGGAGGGCGCGCTGTCGCTGATGCAGATGGCCACCGTCAGCCAGGCCCTCGCCGGGCTGCGCGAGGCGGGCCTGCTCACGATCAGTGTGGTCACCGATCCGACCTACGGCGGGGTGGCCGCGTCGTTCGCCACCAACACCGACGTGGTGCTCGCCGAGAGTGGCGCCCGGCTGGGCTTCGCCGGCCCCCGGGTGATCCGGCAGGTCACCGGCGCGGCGCTGCCGGACGGCTTCCAGACCGCGGAGTTCCTGCTGCGGCACGGGCAGGTCGACATGGTGGTGCCCCGACACGCGTTGCGGGGGCGGCTGGGCGCGCTGCTCGCCGCCGCCGAGGCCGGTCGCCGTCCGCCGGTGACCCGGCCGGCGCCGCGCCCGCCCGCCGCGCCACCCGTCCTCGCGCGCGCGGCCCGCGACCCCTGGGAGACGGTACGCACCGCCCGGCACCCCGGCCGGCCGACCACTCTCGACTATCTGGAGACCGCGTTCGACGGCTTCGTCGAGCTGCACGGCGACCGGCTCGGCGCGGACTGCCCCGCGATCGTCGGCGGCGTGGCCCGCCTCGACGGGCGGCCGGTGATGGTGATCGGCCACCAGAAGGGGCACACCACCGCCGAGTTGGTGGCCCGCAACTTCGGAATGGCCTCACCGGCCGGGCACCGCAAGGCGTTGCGCCTGATGCGGCTCGCGGCCCGGCTCCGGCTGCCGGTGGTGACGCTCGTGGACACTCCGGGGGCCGACCCCGGAGTGGCCGCCGAGCAGCAGGGTCAGGCCGCCGCGATCGCGGAGAACATCCTCGCGATGAGCGTGCTGCCCACACCGGTGGTCGCGGTGGTCACCGGTGAGGGGGGCAGCGGCGGCGCGCTGGCCCTCGCCGTGGCCGACCGGGTGCTCATGCTGGAACACGCGGTGTACTCGGTGATCAGCCCCGAGGGCTGCGCCGCGATCCTGTGGCCGGACAGCTCGGCCGCGCCGCAGGCTGCCCGCGCCTTGCGGCTGACCGGCGCCGACCTGTGTCGACTCGGCGTGGTCGACGAGCTGGTGCCGGAGCCGCGCCCGGCCGCGCACGGCGACCCGGCGGGCGCCGCGGAGCTGCTGGGCCGGGCGGTCGCGGCGACCCTCGCCCCGCTGCTCACGGTGCCCCCGGCCGCCCTGGTACGCCGCCGCCGTCAGCGCTTCCGCCGCTTCGGCGCGGCCCGCTCCGTCGGCCTGCCGGCGACGACCGTGCCGGGTGGGGCCGCGCCGGCCGGCGGCCGGACGGAGGTGGCGTGA
- the accB gene encoding acetyl-CoA carboxylase biotin carboxyl carrier protein, translating to MADDGAEQVLDGLRRQAHRLVADLAGPVRRVRLRSGDAALEVEWHDPVPAPRAQTSPSGEPVARTDPEAVPAADRPTVRSPVVGTFYRAPEPGAAPFVAVGDLVRPGQVIGIVEAMKLMNEVTAGQAGRVVEVLVTDGKPVEYDQPLIALDPVTGPDA from the coding sequence ATGGCGGACGACGGAGCCGAACAGGTGCTGGACGGGCTGCGCCGGCAGGCCCACCGGTTGGTCGCCGACCTGGCCGGCCCGGTCCGCCGGGTGCGGCTGCGCAGCGGCGACGCGGCGCTGGAGGTGGAGTGGCACGACCCGGTGCCGGCGCCCCGGGCGCAGACGTCGCCGTCCGGCGAGCCGGTGGCGCGGACCGACCCGGAGGCGGTGCCCGCCGCGGATCGGCCGACCGTGCGCTCGCCGGTGGTGGGCACGTTCTACCGCGCCCCGGAGCCCGGTGCCGCGCCCTTCGTGGCGGTCGGCGACCTGGTCCGGCCGGGTCAGGTGATCGGCATCGTGGAGGCGATGAAGTTGATGAACGAGGTGACCGCCGGCCAGGCCGGCCGGGTGGTCGAGGTGCTTGTCACCGACGGCAAACCGGTCGAGTACGACCAGCCGCTGATCGCGCTGGACCCGGTCACCGGACCGGACGCCTGA
- a CDS encoding acetyl-CoA carboxylase biotin carboxylase subunit produces MFDKVLIANRGEIALRVLRACRELGVRTVVVHSSADADSLPVRLADEAVRIGPAASRRSYLNAAAIVEAARQTGAQAVHPGYGFLSEDADFAEICAQNGLVFVGPPPQVMAALADKSTARALMSRAGLPLPPGSVRTSPTVADAQEVAAEVGYPVIVKAAAGGGGRGMTVVRSAAELPRAYARTRAAAQVAFGDDRVYVERYLADARHVEVQVLCDDQGNGVHLGTRDCSVQRRHQKLIEEAPAPALRPATLDTLAEVALRGALSVGFTGVGTVEFLVDDAERAHFLEINCRIQVEHPVTEMVTGIDLVHEQLHVAAGVPLRLRQSDVRLHGVAIECRVNVEDPDRDFAPAPGRLDRFRPPGGPFTRVDTHGHVGCLVSPHYDSLLAKVAVWAPDRDAALDRLDRALAEFDVAGPGVRTTIPFARRVLRDSAFRAARHTTGLVERLLAPPDTTAPPDPTTPPDGVGPRDATDPHAPSGPPDGAGPRGRTAHVVPDPRAEADPAARTPAPAVPAAGPTTWRNR; encoded by the coding sequence ATGTTCGACAAGGTGCTGATCGCCAACCGGGGTGAGATCGCGCTGCGGGTGCTGCGCGCCTGCCGGGAACTCGGCGTGCGGACGGTGGTGGTGCACTCCAGCGCCGACGCCGACTCGCTGCCGGTGCGGCTCGCCGACGAGGCGGTCCGGATCGGCCCGGCGGCCAGCCGGCGCAGCTATCTGAACGCCGCGGCGATCGTCGAGGCCGCCCGGCAGACCGGCGCCCAGGCGGTGCACCCCGGCTACGGCTTCCTCTCCGAGGACGCCGACTTCGCCGAGATCTGCGCCCAGAACGGGCTGGTCTTCGTCGGCCCGCCGCCGCAGGTGATGGCCGCGCTCGCGGACAAGTCCACGGCCCGCGCGTTGATGAGCCGGGCCGGCCTGCCGCTGCCGCCGGGCAGCGTACGGACGTCGCCGACGGTGGCCGACGCCCAGGAGGTCGCCGCCGAGGTCGGCTATCCGGTGATCGTCAAGGCGGCGGCCGGCGGGGGTGGGCGCGGGATGACCGTGGTGCGTTCGGCCGCCGAGCTGCCCCGCGCGTACGCCCGCACCCGGGCCGCCGCGCAGGTCGCCTTCGGCGACGACCGGGTGTACGTCGAGCGCTACCTCGCCGACGCCCGGCACGTCGAGGTGCAGGTGCTCTGCGACGACCAGGGCAACGGCGTGCACCTGGGCACCCGGGACTGCTCGGTGCAGCGCCGGCACCAGAAGCTCATCGAGGAGGCGCCCGCGCCGGCGCTGCGACCGGCCACCCTGGACACGCTCGCCGAGGTGGCCCTGCGTGGCGCGCTGTCGGTCGGCTTCACCGGCGTCGGCACCGTCGAGTTCCTGGTCGACGACGCGGAACGCGCCCACTTCCTGGAGATCAACTGCCGGATCCAGGTGGAGCACCCGGTCACCGAGATGGTCACCGGCATCGACCTGGTGCACGAACAGTTGCACGTGGCCGCCGGCGTCCCGCTGCGCCTACGGCAGTCCGACGTGCGGCTGCACGGGGTGGCGATCGAGTGCCGGGTCAACGTGGAGGACCCGGACCGCGACTTCGCGCCCGCGCCCGGCCGGCTGGACCGGTTCCGGCCGCCCGGCGGCCCGTTCACCCGGGTCGACACCCACGGCCACGTCGGCTGTCTGGTCAGCCCGCACTACGACTCGCTGCTGGCCAAGGTGGCGGTCTGGGCGCCGGACCGGGACGCCGCGCTGGACCGGCTCGACCGGGCGCTCGCCGAGTTCGACGTGGCCGGTCCCGGGGTGCGCACCACCATCCCGTTCGCCCGGCGGGTGCTGCGCGACAGCGCGTTCCGGGCCGCCCGGCACACCACCGGGCTGGTCGAGCGCCTGCTCGCCCCGCCCGACACGACAGCTCCGCCCGACCCGACCACTCCGCCCGACGGTGTCGGCCCGCGGGACGCGACGGATCCGCACGCCCCGTCCGGCCCACCCGACGGAGCCGGCCCGCGGGGCCGAACGGCGCACGTCGTGCCCGACCCACGCGCCGAGGCCGACCCGGCCGCCCGTACCCCCGCTCCCGCCGTGCCCGCCGCCGGCCCGACCACCTGGAGGAACCGATGA
- a CDS encoding SRPBCC family protein, producing MTLAPDRPLTGEITEILVTHCGLDPDAAAGAPAASLEELGMDSLALLELAAVVADRYRVKIPEQADGLSIAGVADLVARRADPPGHTENAVDIAAPLPLVWDVTNDVARWTELFTEYAVAEILHRDGDTVRFRLTMHPDDNGVAWSWVSERTADPTTRQVHARRVETGPFEYMRIHWRYEEIPDGTRMTWTQDFAMKPGAPLDNAGMTDRINTNSAVQLAVIKEKIERAYAAGGTR from the coding sequence ATGACCCTCGCCCCCGACCGCCCGCTGACCGGTGAGATCACCGAGATCCTGGTGACGCACTGCGGCCTGGACCCGGACGCCGCCGCCGGCGCGCCGGCGGCCAGCCTGGAGGAGTTGGGCATGGACTCGCTGGCGCTGCTCGAACTCGCCGCGGTGGTGGCCGACCGGTACCGGGTGAAGATCCCCGAGCAGGCCGACGGGCTCAGCATCGCCGGCGTCGCCGACCTGGTCGCCCGCCGGGCGGACCCGCCCGGGCACACCGAGAACGCGGTGGACATCGCGGCGCCGCTGCCGCTGGTCTGGGACGTCACCAACGACGTGGCCCGGTGGACCGAGCTGTTCACCGAGTACGCGGTGGCCGAGATCCTGCACCGCGACGGCGACACGGTCCGCTTCCGGCTCACCATGCACCCGGACGACAACGGGGTGGCGTGGAGCTGGGTCAGCGAACGCACCGCCGACCCGACCACCCGGCAGGTGCACGCCCGGCGGGTGGAGACCGGACCGTTCGAGTACATGCGCATCCACTGGCGCTACGAGGAGATCCCCGACGGCACCCGGATGACCTGGACCCAGGACTTCGCCATGAAACCCGGCGCGCCGCTGGACAACGCCGGCATGACCGACCGGATCAACACCAACAGCGCGGTCCAGCTCGCCGTGATCAAGGAGAAGATCGAGCGGGCGTACGCGGCGGGAGGCACCCGATGA
- a CDS encoding cupin domain-containing protein, with protein MTDTTTARVAARDVPADRRRGGELRVLLGPKTVGSTSGFMGVATLAPGERIAEHYHPYSEEFLYVARGAITVDLDDAPVPVAAGEALYVPKDVRHRLRNTGDEPAEVVFHLGPLAPRPELGHVDTESAAPPPREPS; from the coding sequence ATGACCGACACCACCACGGCCCGGGTCGCCGCGCGCGACGTCCCCGCCGACCGGCGGCGCGGCGGGGAGCTGCGGGTGCTGCTCGGCCCGAAGACCGTCGGCAGCACCTCCGGCTTCATGGGGGTCGCCACGCTCGCGCCGGGGGAGCGGATCGCCGAGCACTACCACCCGTACAGCGAGGAGTTCCTCTACGTGGCGCGCGGCGCCATCACCGTCGACCTGGACGACGCGCCGGTGCCGGTGGCCGCCGGGGAGGCGCTGTACGTGCCGAAGGACGTCCGGCACCGGCTACGCAACACCGGCGACGAGCCGGCCGAGGTGGTCTTCCACCTCGGCCCGCTCGCGCCCCGCCCGGAACTGGGCCACGTCGACACCGAGAGCGCCGCCCCACCGCCACGGGAGCCGTCGTGA
- a CDS encoding beta-ketoacyl-[acyl-carrier-protein] synthase family protein, with product MTGRRTVVTGVGVVAPGGATRDRFWKTITEGRTATRRISFFDPSPFRSQIAAECDFDPDAAGITLAERQRADRYVQFALACSAEALADSGLTLTDAARERSGVVLGTAVGGTMALEQEYVRVSDAGRRWLVDHTLGGPYLYQALIPSSLAADVACRHGLHGPAQVVSTGCTSGIDAIGYAHQLVADGEADVVLAGAADSPISPVTVASFDAIGATSPDNDDPEHASRPFDADRHGFVLAEGAAVLVLEEAEHARRRGAHVYCEVAGYASRSNGFHMTGLRPDGAEMAVAITDALRQARLAPAAVSYVSAHGSGTRQNDRHETAAFKRALGPAAYRVPISSIKSMVGHSLGAIGSIEMAACALAIEYGVVPPTANWTTRDPECDLDYVPNEAREVPVDVALSVGSGFGGFQSAMVFRRLVGVPA from the coding sequence GTGACCGGCCGGCGCACCGTGGTCACCGGCGTCGGCGTGGTCGCGCCCGGCGGCGCCACCCGGGACCGGTTCTGGAAGACGATCACCGAGGGGCGGACCGCCACCCGGCGGATCAGCTTCTTCGACCCGTCGCCGTTCCGCTCGCAGATCGCCGCCGAGTGCGACTTCGACCCGGACGCCGCCGGGATCACCCTGGCGGAACGGCAGCGCGCCGACCGGTACGTGCAGTTCGCGCTCGCCTGCTCCGCCGAGGCGCTCGCCGACAGCGGGTTGACGCTCACCGACGCCGCGCGGGAGCGGTCCGGCGTGGTGCTGGGCACCGCCGTCGGCGGCACCATGGCGCTGGAGCAGGAGTACGTCCGGGTCAGCGACGCCGGCCGGCGCTGGCTGGTCGACCACACCCTCGGCGGGCCGTACCTCTACCAGGCGCTGATCCCGAGCAGCCTGGCCGCCGACGTGGCCTGCCGGCACGGCCTGCACGGCCCGGCCCAGGTCGTCTCCACCGGCTGCACCTCCGGCATCGACGCGATCGGCTACGCCCACCAACTCGTCGCCGACGGCGAGGCGGACGTGGTGCTGGCCGGGGCCGCCGACTCGCCGATCTCCCCGGTCACCGTCGCCTCGTTCGACGCGATCGGGGCCACCAGCCCGGACAACGACGACCCGGAGCACGCCTCCCGGCCGTTCGACGCCGACCGGCACGGCTTCGTGCTCGCCGAGGGCGCGGCGGTGCTGGTGCTGGAGGAGGCCGAGCACGCCCGTCGCCGGGGCGCGCACGTCTACTGCGAGGTCGCCGGCTACGCCAGCCGCAGCAACGGCTTCCACATGACCGGGCTGCGCCCGGACGGCGCGGAGATGGCGGTGGCCATCACCGACGCGCTGCGCCAGGCCCGACTCGCCCCGGCGGCCGTGTCGTACGTCAGCGCGCACGGCTCCGGCACCCGGCAGAACGACAGGCACGAGACCGCGGCGTTCAAGCGGGCGCTCGGCCCGGCCGCGTACCGGGTGCCGATCAGCTCGATCAAGTCGATGGTCGGGCACTCGCTGGGCGCGATCGGCTCGATCGAGATGGCCGCCTGCGCGCTGGCCATCGAGTACGGCGTGGTCCCGCCGACCGCCAACTGGACCACCCGGGACCCGGAGTGCGACCTGGACTACGTGCCGAACGAGGCCCGGGAGGTGCCGGTGGACGTGGCGCTCTCGGTGGGCAGCGGGTTCGGCGGCTTCCAGTCCGCGATGGTGTTCCGCCGCCTCGTCGGTGTTCCGGCATGA
- a CDS encoding beta-ketoacyl synthase N-terminal-like domain-containing protein — translation MTARAVVTGIGVVAPSGVGSDAHWATVSAGIRRTGPITLFDPASYPTRVAGEVADFDPAGFVDARQRVQTDRWSHLGFAATRLALTDAGLADVSPDPYRWAVTLASSSGGNLFGQRELQRLWGGPTRTVGAYQSIAWFYAASVGQLSIRHQFKGPSGVTVSEAAGGLDSLAHAVRTVRRGTPVVIAGATECPLSPYALACQLRSGLLSDVADPQRAYRPFDVSASGYVPAEGGAVFVVEELGHALGRGARVYGEITGWAATHDGAPTDPEQGPDPTHYARALKLALDRAAVRPHDVDVIWPDALGVPAYDRAEASALRAVFGDRPPPVTTQKPLTGRAHQGSSALDAATALLAFSRGVLPVSAGPDEPASGCELTFLREPRPPRSRIALVGARGFDGFNSALVLRGAAPPPAAGS, via the coding sequence ATGACGGCCCGGGCGGTGGTGACCGGCATCGGGGTGGTCGCGCCCAGCGGCGTCGGGTCGGACGCGCACTGGGCCACCGTGTCGGCCGGGATCCGGCGCACCGGGCCGATCACGCTGTTCGACCCGGCGTCCTACCCGACCCGGGTGGCCGGCGAGGTGGCCGACTTCGACCCGGCCGGGTTCGTCGACGCCCGACAGCGGGTGCAGACCGACAGGTGGAGCCACCTCGGCTTCGCCGCCACCCGGCTGGCGCTCACCGACGCCGGGCTGGCGGACGTCTCGCCCGACCCGTACCGGTGGGCGGTGACGCTGGCCAGTTCGTCCGGCGGCAACCTGTTCGGGCAGCGGGAGCTGCAACGGCTCTGGGGCGGGCCGACCCGCACCGTCGGGGCGTACCAGTCGATCGCCTGGTTCTACGCGGCGAGCGTCGGCCAGCTGTCGATCCGGCACCAGTTCAAGGGCCCGTCCGGGGTGACCGTGTCCGAGGCGGCCGGCGGGCTGGACAGCCTGGCGCACGCGGTGCGCACGGTCCGGCGGGGCACCCCCGTGGTGATCGCCGGGGCCACCGAGTGCCCGCTCAGCCCGTACGCGCTGGCCTGCCAGCTCCGCTCCGGGCTGCTCAGCGACGTCGCCGACCCGCAGCGTGCGTACCGGCCGTTCGACGTCTCGGCCAGCGGCTACGTGCCGGCCGAGGGCGGCGCGGTGTTCGTGGTGGAGGAGCTGGGGCACGCGTTGGGCCGGGGCGCCCGGGTCTACGGGGAGATCACCGGCTGGGCGGCCACCCACGACGGCGCGCCCACCGACCCGGAGCAGGGGCCGGACCCGACGCACTACGCCCGCGCGTTGAAGCTGGCTCTGGACCGGGCCGCGGTCCGTCCGCACGACGTGGACGTGATCTGGCCGGACGCGCTCGGGGTGCCGGCGTACGACCGGGCCGAGGCGAGCGCGCTGCGGGCCGTCTTCGGCGACCGGCCGCCGCCGGTGACCACGCAGAAGCCGCTGACCGGCCGCGCGCACCAGGGTTCGTCGGCGTTGGACGCGGCCACCGCGCTGCTCGCGTTCTCCCGTGGTGTGCTGCCGGTCTCCGCCGGCCCGGACGAGCCGGCGTCCGGATGCGAGCTGACGTTCCTGCGCGAGCCCCGCCCGCCGCGCAGCCGGATCGCGCTGGTGGGGGCGCGCGGGTTCGACGGGTTCAACAGCGCGCTGGTGCTGCGCGGCGCCGCGCCCCCGCCGGCCGCCGGGAGCTGA